AACGTTCCGCCAAAATCATCGCCGCCAAAATGCAACGCAATTTGTCCCGTCTTTTTTCCCTCCGAAAACCACGACGCTTGAATATGTTGAAAGTTATCGAGATAAATTCTGCTGAATGCAATCATTTGCAAATACCGCGACGACGAAGCATACTGCGGAATAATTTTTTCGAGCGGCGTATTTCCCGGCTTAAAACTCCACGGAACAAACGCCGTAAATCCGTGAAACTCATCTTGCAACTTGCGAATGCTTTCAAGATGAATCATTATATCTTCATCCGTTTCAATATGCCCGTACATCATAGTTGCTGTTGATTTAAAACCAATGCGATGCGCTTCTCTCATCACGTTCAACCAATCTTCCGACGTTCCTTTCGAACTCGAAATTTTTCGTTTCACTTTATCCGAAAGAATTTCTGCACCGCCGCCGGGAATTGTTCGCATCCCAACGTTCCACAACTGTTGCAACACTTCACGTATTGAGAGTTTTGAAACTTCTGCCATTGCAATTATTTCCGAAGTTGAAAAAAAATGCGGATGAACTTGCGGAACTTCTTTCACCGTTCGCTCGACCATTTCCAAATAATATTCAAACGGAAGTTCGGGATTAACTCCGCCCTGCAATAAAATTGTTGTTACACCTTTCTCTGCTGACGTTTTGAAATTCTGAATCATTTCATCAACACTGTGCGTATACACTCCTTCTTCGCCGGGATGACGATAGAACGCGCAAAAGATACAATCAATGTTGCAGACGTTTGTGTAATTCGGGTTTGAATCAACAACAAACGTAACGTAGTTGTTTGGATTTTTACTGAAACGAATTTCGTTAGCCAACTCGCCAAGGTCAAGAAGTTCTGCGTGTTGCAATACTTCCAATCCTTCGTCGGAAGAAATGCGTTCGTTGTTTCTAATTTTTTTGTAAATGTCGTGGAGCATAATTTTTTGCCACAAATTACACAAATTACTACTTAGTTCTAATTCGCAAAATTCGTGGCTTACTTTCTTCTTTAAAATACTAACTTACCAACATTCTTTCTACTGCACCACTTTCTCTCGCTCTCGTTCCATCAAAAACTTAAACACTTGCATTGCGTTGCGTTCGCGTTCGCCGAGATGATAATTGAATCCTTGCAAGTATTCGACAATTTCTTGTTGCGAAAGACCGAGCGTTTTTCCGTGATACAGACCGATTGTTTCTAAATTGTCTTCGCCGTTTTCAATTGAGCGCTGCAAAATTTCTTTCAGCGTTTCTTTCTTTTCGTCGGAAAGATTTTTTTTCATCGCCCACACTGCAAAAACGAACGGAAGTTTTTGCCATTCGTACCATTCCGTTGCCAAATCGAAAAGTAGTTCAAAACCGAAATACAAATGATGTTTCGCTTGCAACGCAGTATCGCCAATGAGCAGCACGGCATCGTATTGCGCATAATCATTCACGCCACTGTGCATACGTTCAAAACGCGCTTTCACTTTGTATTTTTTTTCGAGCAGCACTTTCAACAGTTGAACCGATGTTGCTGTTTCATCCGTAATGCCAATGCGTCTGCCGTTCAAATCTTCCCACACAAAATTAGAAAATAACATCACACTTTTTACTTGGTCGCGCGTTGCAATACATCCGTTGAGCAATTCAAAATCGTTTTCCTGTTCGAGATAATCCACAAGCGAAAAAAGTCCCGCATCAATTTGTTCGCGCTTCGCAAGTTCTCCCATTCGTCGCGGCGCAATTGGTAAAATTTTAAATTGCTGTTTCTCCATCACATTGTAAAACGGGGTTGCGTTGAGATATGGAATTTTTCCAATCACGTTCTCCGCATAAATGTTGATGGGATTGTAATAAATATCGCGCTCCACCGGAATTTTTCCCGCATCACGAATTATTTTTACAAGTTGATTCTTCGCA
This genomic window from Ignavibacteria bacterium contains:
- a CDS encoding CofH family radical SAM protein, coding for MLHDIYKKIRNNERISSDEGLEVLQHAELLDLGELANEIRFSKNPNNYVTFVVDSNPNYTNVCNIDCIFCAFYRHPGEEGVYTHSVDEMIQNFKTSAEKGVTTILLQGGVNPELPFEYYLEMVERTVKEVPQVHPHFFSTSEIIAMAEVSKLSIREVLQQLWNVGMRTIPGGGAEILSDKVKRKISSSKGTSEDWLNVMREAHRIGFKSTATMMYGHIETDEDIMIHLESIRKLQDEFHGFTAFVPWSFKPGNTPLEKIIPQYASSSRYLQMIAFSRIYLDNFQHIQASWFSEGKKTGQIALHFGGDDFGGT